The following are encoded in a window of Deltaproteobacteria bacterium genomic DNA:
- a CDS encoding UDP-N-acetylmuramoyl-tripeptide--D-alanyl-D-alanine ligase, with amino-acid sequence MSCIRFTLAEAARSCGGTLVGAEGREGETFRGLSTDTRSLERGQAFVALVGDRFDGHDYLPRAVELGAALLVVEKEVAPPSHAPVPLLRVANTRLALGSLARAWRDAVGRTVVAITGSMGKTTTKELTRQVVATLGATQATAGNLNNDIGLPLTLCGLEQETRYLVVELGMNAPGEIAYLTGLCRPDVAVVTNVAPVHVEGLGSLEAIGREKGAIFGGLTASEGARPEWAILPAGEGLLTASVASVPRARQLRFGTATEADVRLVSTESAGVAGTRVALEVRGERLEFLLPLAGRHNALNAAAAAAVGVALGAPTEAIGRALAEAPRLHHRSVLARIGPWQVLDDCYNANPEAMKAALGTLAELAQEAPAFAVLGEMRELGDEAEAFHHEVGRHAAGCGLAGLVTVGPRAHALAEGARQAGMPAARIVEAADAEEAARVVTERLSPNGWLLVKASRGAQLERVIDALRRTVGEDVVAPS; translated from the coding sequence ATGAGCTGCATTCGCTTCACGCTCGCCGAGGCGGCGCGCAGCTGCGGGGGGACCCTCGTGGGGGCCGAGGGGCGCGAGGGAGAGACCTTCCGGGGTCTCTCCACCGACACCCGCTCACTCGAGCGCGGGCAGGCCTTTGTCGCGCTCGTCGGCGACCGCTTCGACGGGCACGACTACCTGCCGCGGGCGGTCGAGCTGGGCGCCGCGCTGCTGGTCGTCGAGAAGGAGGTCGCGCCGCCGTCGCACGCTCCCGTCCCGCTGCTGCGCGTCGCGAACACGCGCCTCGCGCTGGGTTCCCTGGCGCGCGCCTGGCGCGACGCGGTGGGCCGCACGGTGGTGGCGATCACCGGCTCGATGGGCAAGACGACCACCAAGGAGCTGACGCGGCAGGTCGTCGCCACCCTCGGCGCGACCCAGGCCACGGCCGGCAACCTGAACAACGACATCGGCCTGCCGCTGACCCTCTGCGGCCTGGAGCAGGAGACGCGCTACCTGGTCGTGGAGCTCGGGATGAACGCCCCGGGCGAGATCGCGTACCTCACGGGCCTCTGCCGCCCCGACGTCGCGGTCGTGACCAATGTGGCTCCCGTGCACGTGGAAGGGCTCGGCAGCCTCGAGGCGATCGGCCGCGAGAAGGGGGCCATCTTCGGCGGTCTCACGGCGTCGGAGGGAGCCCGGCCGGAGTGGGCCATCCTCCCCGCCGGAGAGGGCCTGCTCACCGCGTCGGTAGCGAGCGTCCCGCGCGCGCGCCAGCTCCGCTTCGGCACCGCGACCGAGGCCGACGTGCGCCTGGTCTCGACGGAGAGCGCGGGCGTGGCGGGGACCCGGGTTGCGCTCGAGGTGCGGGGGGAGCGCCTCGAGTTCCTGCTCCCACTCGCCGGGCGGCACAACGCGCTGAACGCTGCTGCCGCAGCCGCGGTCGGAGTCGCCCTCGGCGCGCCGACGGAGGCCATCGGTCGCGCGCTGGCCGAGGCGCCGCGGCTCCACCACCGGTCGGTGCTCGCCCGCATCGGCCCGTGGCAGGTCCTCGACGACTGCTACAACGCGAACCCGGAGGCGATGAAGGCCGCGCTCGGGACCTTGGCCGAGCTGGCACAAGAAGCGCCGGCCTTCGCCGTGCTCGGCGAAATGCGCGAGCTCGGGGACGAGGCCGAGGCGTTCCATCACGAGGTGGGACGTCACGCCGCCGGGTGCGGGCTCGCGGGCCTCGTGACCGTCGGGCCCCGCGCCCACGCCCTCGCGGAAGGGGCGCGCCAGGCCGGCATGCCCGCCGCGCGCATCGTGGAGGCGGCCGACGCGGAGGAGGCGGCCCGCGTCGTGACCGAACGCCTCTCCCCGAACGGGTGGCTCCTCGTGAAGGCATCCCGTGGCGCCCA